The Halorientalis sp. IM1011 genome window below encodes:
- a CDS encoding CoxG family protein produces the protein MTVRVERTFELPAQREQVWSFIADPEKRARPISVVDDFEKTGEHTATWFVELPIPVVNRRIAIETEETEFDPPRYVEFVGRSKVMRVVGEHELEDVDGGTRVINRFTVDGKLPGVERYFKRHMDEQLRNIEAAIREDLGIEA, from the coding sequence ATGACCGTCCGGGTCGAGCGGACGTTCGAGTTGCCCGCCCAACGGGAACAGGTGTGGTCGTTCATCGCAGACCCGGAGAAACGGGCCCGTCCCATAAGCGTCGTCGACGACTTCGAGAAGACCGGCGAACACACCGCGACGTGGTTCGTCGAACTCCCGATTCCCGTCGTCAACAGACGCATCGCCATCGAAACAGAAGAGACCGAGTTCGACCCGCCACGCTACGTCGAGTTCGTCGGCCGGTCGAAGGTGATGCGCGTCGTCGGCGAGCACGAACTCGAAGACGTTGACGGAGGGACCCGCGTGATCAATCGCTTCACCGTCGACGGCAAACTGCCCGGCGTCGAGCGGTACTTCAAGCGCCACATGGACGAACAGCTCCGCAACATCGAGGCCGCGATCCGTGAGGATCTGGGGATCGAAGCGTGA
- a CDS encoding FaeA/PapI family transcriptional regulator codes for MADFSEEERRILEHLRDQVGGDEAYVRAKNIAEHIGLSAKQVGARLPRLAEKSDDVDIEKWGRARSTTWRVTRS; via the coding sequence ATGGCCGATTTCAGTGAAGAGGAACGGCGTATCCTGGAGCACCTGCGCGACCAGGTCGGCGGGGACGAAGCCTACGTCCGGGCCAAAAACATCGCCGAGCACATCGGTCTGTCGGCGAAGCAGGTCGGTGCGCGCCTCCCGCGACTGGCCGAGAAGTCCGACGACGTGGACATCGAGAAGTGGGGACGGGCGCGCTCGACGACCTGGCGAGTCACCCGAAGTTGA
- a CDS encoding LEA type 2 family protein, with product MDTERVQSAFLGSKARIAGSVGGGLVVLVVLAFLVGVIGVPGVGAVENRFAGVNNSTTVVETDMTVTNPNPVGVSLSDTTVNYTVRMNDVAMATGYREGLSIGPGNSTLQFRTYMRNDRIPPWWHSHIENRERTNVTIDAVVRSGLLGGREFAVPQERTIETDLLGQFNSSETRPIEAGRSVPSDPVLFVNETAAHWDREELTQERTPMAMSFEAYNPKQYPYAITELGYNITMNDVQVGQGSSQEVATVLPGTSETISADLAIRNGNLDDWWVTHLRNGQVTELEIEFYAVVDPAEDAVGGGLGGTGSFQIPLEPLDYRTTIETDMFGTKNETATGTDSGDGTEDGRTTSTDTADGTVTDDTGGSDGTSGGDDGVSTATTDGSGSGTEDGGLLG from the coding sequence ATGGATACCGAACGGGTTCAGTCGGCGTTTCTCGGAAGTAAGGCGCGCATAGCCGGGTCCGTCGGGGGCGGACTCGTCGTGCTCGTCGTCCTCGCCTTCCTGGTGGGTGTGATCGGCGTGCCGGGTGTCGGAGCCGTGGAGAACCGCTTTGCCGGTGTGAACAACTCGACGACCGTCGTCGAGACGGACATGACCGTCACCAACCCCAACCCGGTCGGGGTCTCGTTGTCGGACACCACGGTCAACTACACCGTCCGGATGAACGACGTGGCTATGGCCACCGGGTACAGGGAGGGGCTCTCGATCGGTCCCGGTAACTCGACGCTCCAGTTCAGGACGTACATGCGAAACGACCGCATCCCGCCGTGGTGGCACTCACACATCGAGAACCGCGAGCGGACCAACGTCACGATCGACGCCGTGGTCCGGTCGGGACTGCTCGGCGGGCGGGAGTTCGCGGTCCCGCAGGAACGGACCATCGAGACCGATCTGCTCGGCCAGTTCAACTCCTCTGAGACGCGGCCCATCGAGGCCGGCCGCTCGGTGCCGTCCGACCCGGTCCTGTTCGTCAACGAGACCGCCGCTCACTGGGACCGGGAGGAACTGACCCAGGAACGGACTCCGATGGCGATGTCCTTCGAGGCGTACAACCCCAAACAGTACCCCTACGCGATCACCGAACTCGGGTACAATATCACGATGAACGACGTGCAGGTCGGGCAGGGCAGCAGTCAGGAGGTGGCGACGGTCCTCCCGGGGACCAGCGAGACCATCAGCGCCGACCTCGCCATTCGGAACGGAAACCTCGACGACTGGTGGGTGACTCACCTCCGGAACGGACAGGTCACCGAACTCGAAATCGAGTTCTACGCCGTCGTCGACCCAGCCGAAGACGCCGTCGGTGGCGGCCTCGGTGGCACCGGCTCGTTCCAGATCCCGCTCGAACCACTCGACTACCGGACGACCATCGAGACCGATATGTTCGGGACGAAAAACGAGACCGCGACCGGAACGGACTCCGGCGACGGTACCGAGGACGGACGGACCACGTCGACCGACACGGCCGACGGGACCGTGACCGACGACACCGGCGGCAGCGACGGCACGAGCGGCGGTGACGACGGCGTTTCGACCGCGACGACCGATGGAAGCGGTTCCGGTACCGAGGACGGCGGTCTCCTCGGATGA
- a CDS encoding phosphate uptake regulator PhoU yields METRKVQRLGPSTLAMTLPAEWASEHNVEKGDEVSLRIGGKGTLTVMPESVQTEESEAIIYTEDLDADAVERAIVAQYVLGRRIIHVEAGEDGTLKSEHINAVYNAETQLMGLGVIEETPERIAIRCSVDPEDFTLNNLLERLESTGSTMRNEAVKALAHGNPDLAQRALNRERQANKIFVLLLRLIFTAYQNPNLARAVGLDNGFPLIGYRSIAKNLELTADNAEDIAEIVLETEGHTLNVESSTMRRIREFTDQVNEITEMAVKAAVERDYDAAIEVRKLYAQIGNREQEILDDLPEMENEELLRVREVLVSLQQTAQYAVRNAEIATNLALNEESVHTEIQ; encoded by the coding sequence ATGGAAACGCGGAAAGTACAGCGGCTCGGTCCCTCCACGCTGGCGATGACGTTGCCCGCCGAATGGGCGTCGGAGCACAACGTCGAGAAAGGCGACGAGGTGTCCCTGCGCATCGGTGGGAAGGGAACGCTCACCGTGATGCCCGAGTCCGTTCAGACCGAAGAGTCCGAAGCGATCATCTACACCGAGGACCTCGATGCGGACGCCGTCGAGCGGGCCATCGTCGCCCAGTACGTTCTCGGCCGACGCATCATCCACGTCGAGGCCGGCGAGGACGGCACCCTCAAATCCGAACACATCAACGCCGTCTACAACGCCGAGACACAGCTGATGGGCCTTGGCGTCATCGAGGAGACGCCCGAGCGTATCGCCATTCGCTGTTCGGTCGACCCCGAAGACTTCACGCTGAACAACCTGCTCGAACGGCTCGAATCGACCGGGTCGACGATGCGGAACGAGGCCGTCAAGGCGCTGGCCCACGGCAACCCCGACCTCGCCCAGCGAGCCCTCAACCGGGAGCGACAGGCCAACAAGATATTCGTTCTCCTCTTGCGACTGATCTTCACGGCCTACCAGAACCCCAACCTCGCGCGGGCGGTGGGGCTGGACAACGGCTTCCCACTGATCGGCTACCGCTCGATCGCCAAGAACCTCGAACTCACCGCGGACAACGCCGAGGACATCGCCGAGATCGTCCTCGAAACCGAGGGTCACACCCTCAACGTCGAATCCTCGACGATGCGGCGCATCCGGGAGTTCACGGACCAGGTCAACGAGATCACCGAGATGGCGGTCAAAGCCGCCGTCGAGCGGGACTACGACGCCGCCATCGAGGTCCGGAAGCTGTACGCCCAGATCGGCAACCGCGAACAGGAGATTCTGGACGATCTCCCGGAGATGGAAAACGAGGAACTGCTCCGGGTCCGGGAGGTGCTGGTCAGCCTCCAGCAGACCGCCCAGTACGCCGTCCGGAACGCCGAGATCGCGACGAACCTCGCGCTCAACGAGGAGTCGGTCCACACCGAGATCCAGTAG
- a CDS encoding ATP-NAD kinase family protein, with the protein MGRIGVVVNPIAGMGGRVGLKGTDGKVDEARERGAEPRAPSRARAALDRIHERAPETEILTYAAPMGEAVAREAGFEPRVVGEPAGEETAASDTRAAVETFLDEGVDLVLFVGGDGTAVDVAETIREGDADVPMLGVPAGVKVYSSVFGVTPRAAGDIAATFEDTERAEVNDIDEDEYRDGEVHTELRAVVRVPAAEQRQASKQLGGGTVESLAEGVAREVRDGVTYVLGPGSTVGAVKERLGFEGSPLGVDVWRDGEVLVADASEREILDHLGEENVIVVSPIGGQGFVFGRGNQQLSPAVIEQCDLEVVASKSKLDELGTLRVDTGDPDLDEELTGWLQVRVGRYERRLMQVI; encoded by the coding sequence ATGGGACGGATCGGGGTCGTCGTCAACCCCATCGCCGGGATGGGCGGGCGCGTCGGGCTGAAAGGGACGGACGGGAAAGTCGACGAGGCACGCGAACGCGGCGCGGAACCGCGCGCCCCCTCCCGCGCCCGCGCGGCACTGGATAGGATCCACGAGCGCGCCCCCGAGACAGAGATTCTCACGTACGCGGCACCGATGGGCGAAGCCGTCGCCCGCGAGGCCGGTTTCGAACCGCGGGTCGTCGGTGAACCCGCGGGCGAGGAGACCGCTGCGAGCGACACGCGCGCGGCCGTCGAGACCTTCCTCGACGAGGGAGTCGATCTCGTCCTGTTCGTCGGCGGTGACGGGACCGCCGTCGACGTGGCCGAGACCATCCGGGAGGGTGACGCCGACGTGCCGATGCTGGGGGTCCCCGCGGGCGTCAAGGTGTACTCGTCGGTGTTCGGGGTCACGCCACGGGCCGCGGGCGACATCGCCGCGACCTTCGAGGACACCGAGCGCGCCGAGGTCAACGACATCGACGAGGACGAGTACCGCGACGGCGAGGTCCACACGGAGTTGCGCGCCGTCGTGCGCGTCCCGGCCGCCGAACAGCGCCAGGCCAGCAAACAACTCGGTGGCGGCACCGTCGAGAGCCTCGCCGAGGGGGTCGCCCGCGAGGTTCGCGACGGCGTGACCTACGTCCTCGGTCCCGGGAGCACGGTCGGCGCGGTCAAGGAGCGACTCGGCTTCGAGGGGTCACCGCTCGGCGTCGACGTGTGGCGGGACGGCGAGGTGCTGGTCGCGGACGCGAGCGAACGCGAAATTCTCGATCACCTCGGCGAGGAGAACGTCATCGTCGTCTCGCCCATCGGCGGGCAGGGGTTCGTCTTCGGCCGCGGGAACCAGCAACTCTCGCCGGCCGTGATCGAGCAGTGCGACCTCGAAGTCGTCGCCTCGAAGTCCAAGCTCGACGAACTCGGCACGCTCCGGGTCGACACCGGCGATCCGGATCTCGACGAGGAACTCACGGGGTGGCTCCAGGTCAGGGTCGGCCGGTACGAGCGACGGCTGATGCAAGTGATTTAG
- a CDS encoding molybdopterin-binding protein, translated as MRVALVTVGDELLAGDTVNTNAAWLGERLTDRGATVERVTVVPDRIADIARVVNEYRAEYDAVVVTGGLGPTHDDVTMAGVATAFGREVTRSDEALDWLESEGGYTREDLAEGTADIPAGAEMLPNREGVAPGCVLESVYVLPGVPDEMKAMFEDVADRFSGERRHVETVVADEPESALLDRVRDVREEFDVKVGSYPGETVRIKLESTNAEAVREAAVWLRERVESPEAADG; from the coding sequence ATGCGCGTCGCGCTGGTCACCGTGGGCGACGAGTTGCTCGCGGGGGACACGGTCAACACGAACGCCGCCTGGCTGGGAGAGCGACTCACCGACCGGGGTGCGACCGTCGAGCGAGTGACGGTCGTCCCGGATCGGATCGCCGACATCGCCCGCGTGGTCAACGAGTACCGCGCCGAGTACGACGCCGTCGTCGTCACGGGCGGACTGGGACCGACCCACGACGACGTGACGATGGCGGGCGTGGCGACAGCCTTCGGCCGCGAGGTGACCCGGAGCGACGAGGCACTGGACTGGCTCGAATCTGAAGGGGGGTACACCCGCGAGGACCTCGCCGAGGGGACCGCAGACATACCCGCCGGCGCGGAGATGCTCCCGAACCGCGAGGGGGTCGCGCCCGGCTGCGTCCTCGAATCGGTGTACGTCCTGCCGGGGGTCCCCGACGAGATGAAGGCGATGTTCGAGGACGTTGCGGATCGCTTCTCGGGCGAGCGTCGCCACGTCGAGACAGTCGTCGCCGACGAACCCGAGAGTGCGCTGCTCGACCGGGTTCGGGACGTACGCGAGGAATTCGACGTGAAGGTGGGGAGCTACCCCGGCGAGACGGTTCGGATAAAACTGGAGAGCACGAATGCGGAGGCGGTCCGCGAGGCGGCCGTGTGGCTCCGCGAACGGGTCGAATCGCCGGAAGCGGCGGACGGTTAG
- a CDS encoding chemotaxis protein CheC: MPLLIDVRKLRIINVLMESGAGNVADSLESLAGLDASVAVKSLSMVEPGDIPDDLGDERLFCASVKLTEPPYGYFVMTFGMETAENVAEHMTGRAVEGELNQFHESALQEMCNIFTSGFIDGLANTLGRSIEMGTPELEHGTGRELMAANLSHITDDSLAIVLDSQVDVTEPKQAFRIRIFLVPDPGAFVNVLDHLEVEDIRTEEPDVAGL; the protein is encoded by the coding sequence ATGCCCCTGCTGATCGACGTGCGCAAGCTCCGGATCATCAACGTGCTCATGGAGAGCGGTGCGGGCAACGTCGCCGACTCGCTGGAGTCGCTGGCGGGGCTCGACGCGTCGGTCGCGGTCAAGAGCCTCTCGATGGTCGAACCGGGCGACATCCCCGACGATCTGGGTGACGAGCGACTGTTCTGTGCCTCGGTGAAACTGACCGAACCGCCCTACGGCTACTTCGTGATGACCTTCGGGATGGAGACGGCCGAGAACGTCGCCGAACACATGACCGGCCGGGCGGTCGAAGGGGAGTTGAACCAGTTCCACGAGAGCGCCCTGCAGGAGATGTGTAACATCTTCACCTCGGGATTCATCGACGGGCTCGCCAACACGCTCGGTCGCTCCATCGAGATGGGGACGCCGGAACTCGAACACGGCACCGGCCGGGAGTTGATGGCGGCGAACCTCTCGCACATCACCGACGACTCGCTGGCCATCGTGCTCGACTCGCAGGTCGACGTGACCGAGCCCAAACAGGCGTTTCGCATCCGGATCTTCCTCGTGCCCGATCCCGGGGCGTTCGTGAACGTCCTCGATCATCTCGAAGTGGAGGATATCCGGACCGAAGAGCCGGACGTGGCGGGACTGTAG
- a CDS encoding DUF5803 family protein translates to MNRRLVLGVVALAALLTLAGCSSILGPGEPDAEALGKNVTYDWETDANATFDINDTRYTAVYRVENRSYLELYDRDALGTEHPLDIEGLKFRFENGTVRNLTADDVERTRRRTNVSLPGEQVSGSVAFSAPRNGKSFNLPTFVSGSYEVTLPESARVSVPILAQVSPGEYDATLENDRVTLVWDDVESRMLSIRWYLERDLWIFGALVILALVIGTGGTIYYLRQIRELERRREEVGLDVDTGDDVGDDGPPPGMR, encoded by the coding sequence ATGAATCGCCGCCTCGTCCTCGGAGTCGTCGCGCTCGCCGCCCTCCTCACCCTCGCGGGCTGTTCATCGATACTGGGGCCGGGAGAACCAGACGCGGAAGCGCTGGGCAAGAACGTCACCTACGACTGGGAGACCGACGCCAACGCGACGTTCGACATCAACGACACGCGCTATACGGCCGTCTATCGGGTCGAGAACCGGTCTTACCTCGAACTCTACGACCGGGACGCGCTGGGGACCGAGCACCCGCTGGACATCGAGGGCCTGAAGTTCCGGTTCGAGAACGGCACAGTCCGGAACCTCACCGCCGACGACGTGGAGCGGACCCGCCGGCGCACGAACGTCTCGCTGCCGGGCGAGCAGGTCAGCGGGAGCGTGGCATTCTCGGCCCCGCGAAACGGGAAGAGCTTCAATCTGCCGACGTTCGTCTCGGGGAGTTACGAGGTGACGCTACCGGAGAGCGCACGCGTCAGCGTCCCGATCCTGGCACAGGTCAGCCCCGGCGAGTACGACGCCACGCTGGAGAACGACCGCGTGACGCTCGTCTGGGACGACGTGGAGAGCCGGATGCTCTCGATCCGCTGGTATCTGGAGCGGGACCTGTGGATCTTCGGCGCACTGGTGATTCTGGCGCTGGTGATCGGCACTGGCGGCACGATCTACTACCTCCGGCAGATCCGCGAACTCGAACGGCGACGCGAGGAGGTCGGGCTCGACGTCGACACCGGTGACGACGTGGGCGACGACGGCCCGCCACCGGGAATGCGGTGA
- a CDS encoding DUF2110 family protein produces the protein MVVLATKCYVDGDARERALDGLGSLIQNAVGDLDVTYEVGLRDDDFPSVTVEGDDAVAARNLLREEWGAITTEFEAGETYVGTLDGWDEDGFVLDAGQEVRIPAAEIGLGQGSPEQIRKRFGLVQHLPLEFVWDDSPRLSDDQRDELYDWTRGTGRVNVNSATRAEVRATVNRAGHAQDIVTVERQGLLEQSVLCKEGTDPPGLLASIGKHLPSEILAVVP, from the coding sequence ATGGTCGTCCTCGCAACGAAGTGCTACGTCGACGGTGACGCCCGCGAGCGCGCACTCGACGGTCTCGGCTCCCTGATCCAGAACGCGGTCGGCGACCTCGACGTGACCTACGAGGTCGGCCTCCGCGACGACGACTTCCCCTCCGTCACCGTGGAGGGCGACGACGCCGTGGCCGCGCGCAACCTGCTCCGCGAGGAGTGGGGCGCGATCACGACGGAGTTCGAGGCCGGCGAGACCTACGTCGGGACCCTCGACGGCTGGGACGAGGACGGGTTCGTCCTCGACGCCGGGCAGGAGGTCCGGATCCCGGCCGCGGAGATCGGCCTCGGGCAGGGCTCGCCCGAGCAGATCCGCAAACGGTTCGGACTGGTCCAGCACCTCCCGCTCGAATTCGTCTGGGACGACTCGCCGCGGCTGTCGGACGACCAGCGCGACGAGTTGTACGACTGGACCCGCGGGACCGGGCGGGTCAACGTCAACAGCGCGACCCGGGCGGAGGTGCGGGCTACCGTCAACCGCGCGGGCCACGCGCAGGACATCGTGACCGTCGAGCGGCAGGGCCTGCTCGAACAGTCGGTGCTCTGCAAGGAGGGGACCGACCCGCCGGGCCTGCTCGCCAGCATCGGCAAACACCTCCCCTCGGAGATCCTCGCCGTCGTTCCATGA
- the tfe gene encoding transcription factor E — protein MAFEELLEDPVIQKYLHELVGPKGMPVAAAPPDGEVTDEELAEELGLELNDVRRALFILYENDLATYRRLRDEDSGWLTYLWTFEYDKIPEQLEEEMYRLLEALEDREQYEHENEFYLCDVCGIRFEFDEAMDFGFECPECGSPVDAMENTALVQAMEERIDSLRDELNVERETEA, from the coding sequence ATGGCTTTTGAGGAACTCCTGGAGGACCCGGTCATACAGAAGTACCTCCACGAACTGGTGGGCCCGAAGGGGATGCCCGTCGCGGCCGCACCGCCGGACGGCGAGGTGACGGACGAGGAGCTCGCGGAAGAGTTGGGGCTGGAGCTCAACGACGTTCGCCGCGCGCTTTTCATTCTCTACGAGAACGACCTGGCGACGTACCGCCGGCTCCGCGACGAGGATTCGGGGTGGCTGACCTACCTCTGGACCTTCGAGTACGACAAGATCCCCGAGCAACTCGAAGAGGAGATGTACCGCCTGCTGGAGGCCCTGGAGGACCGCGAGCAGTACGAACACGAGAACGAGTTCTACCTCTGTGACGTCTGTGGCATCCGCTTCGAGTTCGACGAGGCGATGGACTTCGGGTTCGAGTGTCCCGAGTGTGGCTCGCCGGTCGACGCCATGGAGAACACGGCGCTGGTCCAGGCCATGGAGGAACGCATCGACTCGCTGCGTGACGAACTGAACGTGGAACGAGAGACCGAAGCCTGA
- a CDS encoding tRNA (cytidine(56)-2'-O)-methyltransferase: protein MQGDPEVAVLRLGHRPGRDERITTHVGLTARALGADRVILAGDGASRADTVEDITDRFGGPFAVDTVESWRPTLRDWEGAIVHLTMYGEEVQTVESEIRERHRERREPLLVVVGAEKVPFDVYEKADWNVGVTNQPHSEIASLAVFLDRLFEGRELDREWEDAEKVVIPQAVGKRVEEADGDVDGGE, encoded by the coding sequence ATGCAGGGAGACCCCGAGGTCGCGGTGCTCAGACTCGGCCACCGACCGGGCCGTGACGAGCGGATCACGACCCACGTCGGGCTGACCGCGCGGGCGCTGGGGGCCGACCGTGTGATCCTCGCCGGCGACGGCGCGAGCCGGGCCGACACCGTCGAGGACATCACCGACCGCTTCGGCGGCCCCTTCGCCGTCGACACCGTCGAATCCTGGCGACCCACCCTCCGTGACTGGGAGGGCGCGATCGTCCACCTCACGATGTACGGCGAGGAGGTCCAGACCGTCGAAAGCGAGATCCGGGAGCGCCACCGCGAGCGACGGGAGCCGCTTCTGGTCGTCGTCGGTGCGGAGAAAGTCCCCTTCGACGTGTACGAGAAAGCGGACTGGAACGTCGGCGTCACGAACCAGCCCCACTCCGAGATCGCCTCGCTCGCCGTCTTCCTCGACCGCCTGTTCGAGGGCCGGGAACTCGACCGGGAGTGGGAGGACGCCGAGAAAGTGGTCATCCCTCAGGCCGTCGGTAAGCGGGTTGAGGAGGCCGACGGAGACGTTGACGGCGGCGAGTAA
- a CDS encoding NAD-dependent epimerase/dehydratase family protein — protein MDLTGKSLLVTGGAGFVGSHLCERLAQNNDVRAVDDLSNGDPSWVPDGVEFVEGDLTDPAVAEDVITADLDGVFHFAADRTVDTDDPRAQYELNGNLTLTVLERMREVGVDNIAFTSSSTVYGEAPRPTPEDFAPMEPISAYGASKLSEESLISVYAKSYGIQAWVYRFANIVGPRLQKGAVIPDFIHKLRESPDTLEILGDGRQEKSYMHVKSCVDAMCHVVENADDDLNVYNLGTRTTTSVTTIADIVSDAMDLDPEYEFTGGDRGWVGDVPRMRLSIEKLSALGWEPDQSSDDAVRKAAEELVQEH, from the coding sequence ATGGACCTGACAGGAAAGTCCCTCCTGGTGACCGGCGGTGCGGGTTTCGTCGGCTCTCACCTCTGTGAACGACTGGCCCAGAACAACGACGTCCGCGCGGTCGACGACCTCTCGAACGGCGACCCCTCGTGGGTGCCCGACGGCGTGGAGTTCGTCGAGGGCGACCTGACCGACCCCGCCGTCGCAGAGGACGTCATCACGGCGGACCTCGATGGGGTCTTCCACTTCGCGGCCGATCGAACTGTGGACACCGACGACCCGCGCGCCCAGTACGAACTCAATGGCAACCTCACGCTCACCGTGCTCGAACGGATGCGCGAGGTCGGCGTCGACAACATCGCCTTTACCTCCTCCTCGACGGTGTACGGCGAGGCACCTCGTCCCACGCCCGAGGACTTCGCGCCGATGGAACCCATCTCGGCCTACGGCGCGAGCAAACTCTCCGAGGAGTCGCTGATCTCCGTCTACGCGAAGAGCTACGGGATTCAGGCGTGGGTCTACCGCTTCGCGAACATCGTCGGCCCGCGCCTCCAGAAGGGCGCTGTCATCCCCGACTTCATCCACAAGCTCCGGGAGAGTCCCGACACGCTCGAAATCCTCGGGGACGGTCGCCAGGAGAAATCGTACATGCACGTCAAATCCTGCGTCGACGCGATGTGTCACGTCGTCGAGAACGCCGACGACGACCTGAACGTCTACAACCTCGGGACCCGGACCACCACGTCGGTCACTACCATCGCCGACATCGTCAGCGACGCGATGGACCTCGATCCGGAGTACGAGTTCACCGGCGGCGACCGCGGCTGGGTCGGCGACGTCCCCCGCATGCGCCTCTCCATCGAGAAGCTCTCGGCACTGGGCTGGGAACCCGACCAGTCCAGCGACGACGCCGTGCGAAAAGCCGCCGAGGAACTCGTCCAGGAGCACTAG
- a CDS encoding DUF2797 domain-containing protein has protein sequence MQIVGYDTGVGDDREPALTLATAEGIERLSLAPGTDLAYTLDDRHCAGTISDGSHEACPNPTGPYCDDHTSRWACARCVGNCDLPLPSCREEHAIYLAAFAPATFKVGVTRSWRLDTRLREQGADRAAHLRTVADGRIARQVEADIAQAVGDRVRVPTKTEGLHRDVDEAAWRDLLTEYDPTETFEFDYGFALADRPVAETLLTGTVRGTQGRVLVLDNGGTTFAVDMRDLVGYDISEGGTDRELQASLGAF, from the coding sequence GTGCAGATCGTCGGGTACGACACGGGCGTCGGTGACGACCGTGAGCCTGCCCTGACCCTCGCGACGGCCGAGGGGATCGAGCGGCTGTCGCTCGCGCCGGGGACGGATCTCGCGTACACCCTCGACGACCGCCACTGCGCCGGGACGATCAGCGACGGGAGCCACGAGGCCTGCCCGAACCCAACCGGGCCCTACTGCGACGATCACACCAGCCGCTGGGCCTGCGCCCGCTGTGTCGGGAACTGCGACCTCCCCCTGCCGTCCTGCCGGGAGGAACACGCGATCTATCTCGCAGCGTTCGCCCCGGCGACGTTCAAGGTGGGCGTCACGCGCTCCTGGCGGCTGGACACCCGCCTGCGCGAACAGGGGGCCGACAGGGCGGCCCACCTGCGGACGGTCGCGGACGGCCGGATCGCCCGGCAGGTCGAAGCCGACATCGCCCAGGCGGTGGGCGACCGGGTGCGCGTCCCGACGAAAACCGAGGGACTCCACCGCGACGTGGACGAGGCTGCGTGGCGCGACCTGCTGACCGAGTACGACCCCACCGAGACCTTCGAGTTCGACTACGGGTTCGCGCTGGCCGACCGGCCGGTCGCCGAAACCTTGCTGACCGGTACGGTCCGGGGCACGCAGGGCCGGGTCCTCGTCCTCGATAACGGTGGAACGACCTTCGCCGTGGATATGCGCGACCTGGTCGGGTACGATATCTCGGAGGGGGGCACGGATCGGGAGTTACAGGCCAGTCTCGGCGCGTTCTGA
- a CDS encoding PGF-CTERM sorting domain-containing protein translates to MERETKLAGAAGAVLVAAALFVAVAPGALADATPDPPPSELSVQEQTIAAGEITGGTATLSVRSRLSHDGGPGENVTVLVRAVNEDTDLVAATRTTEVGTVEGTREVPVVQNLSVDREGDYRIETLVYQDGERVASGTKTVRGVGGLQPDYARTGVEFHTFEGFGSGQLPPIQFSITESDGSSATLNVTAYLTNTGDLANDELKITVLARQADSNIVADRQVRTVGSIRPGRTATPSALLTVPDDYNYKLMAILQADDVLVGTAQATATLNPNQTVTVEANGTGSDTLDTSDFEAEDETQQTESAPGERTTTEGGPGFGAAIASLAVLAVALYARRFQ, encoded by the coding sequence ATGGAGCGTGAAACGAAACTCGCGGGCGCGGCGGGGGCGGTCCTCGTCGCGGCCGCCCTGTTCGTCGCCGTCGCGCCGGGTGCGCTGGCCGACGCGACGCCCGACCCGCCGCCCTCCGAGCTGTCGGTACAGGAACAGACCATCGCCGCCGGGGAGATAACCGGTGGGACCGCGACCCTCTCGGTCCGGAGTCGGCTCTCCCACGACGGGGGTCCCGGCGAGAACGTGACGGTGCTGGTCCGCGCGGTGAACGAAGACACCGATCTGGTCGCCGCGACCAGAACGACCGAGGTCGGGACGGTCGAGGGCACGCGCGAGGTGCCGGTCGTCCAGAACCTCAGCGTCGACCGCGAGGGCGACTACCGGATCGAGACGCTCGTCTACCAGGACGGTGAGCGGGTCGCCTCGGGGACCAAGACCGTCCGGGGCGTCGGCGGTCTCCAGCCGGACTACGCTCGGACCGGTGTCGAGTTCCACACCTTCGAGGGCTTCGGCTCGGGGCAGTTACCGCCGATCCAGTTCTCGATCACCGAGAGCGATGGGTCCTCCGCGACGCTGAACGTCACCGCCTATCTCACGAACACCGGTGACCTGGCCAACGACGAGCTGAAGATCACCGTGCTGGCCCGGCAGGCGGACTCGAACATCGTGGCCGACCGGCAGGTCAGGACGGTCGGATCGATTCGGCCGGGGCGGACCGCCACGCCCTCCGCGTTGCTGACGGTGCCGGACGACTACAACTACAAGCTGATGGCGATACTCCAGGCCGACGACGTGCTGGTCGGGACGGCACAGGCGACGGCGACGCTGAACCCCAACCAGACGGTGACGGTCGAGGCGAACGGCACGGGCAGCGACACACTCGACACGAGCGACTTCGAGGCGGAAGACGAGACACAGCAGACCGAGAGCGCCCCCGGTGAGCGGACTACCACCGAAGGCGGTCCCGGCTTCGGCGCGGCTATCGCCTCGCTGGCCGTCCTCGCCGTCGCACTCTACGCACGGAGGTTCCAATGA